From Salmo salar chromosome ssa09, Ssal_v3.1, whole genome shotgun sequence:
gccccttctgcggcgccgttgttttgggttgccggctgggatccgatccattgtcctgggtggtggaccaaatagaagatccgcttcgggaaagtcgtattcctggtcgtaatgttggggAGTTGACGtggctcttatatccaatagttcctcccggctgtatgtaataaaacttaagatttcctggggtaacaacgtaagaaataatacataaaaaaactaaaaactgcatagtttcctaggaacgcaaaGTGAGGCGgctatctctgtcggcgccggaagcgaaccaattttttttaaaacatatcTAAATATATGTTatctttgccttgaagacagatttgcacactcttggcattctctcaacgagcttcatgaggtagtcacctggaatgcatttcaattaaaaggtgtgtcttgttaaaagttaatttgtggaattaattTCCATCTTAATACATTTGagccattcagttgtgttgtgacaaggtagccctatttggtaaaataccatgtCCACATTACGgcaggaacagctcaaataagcaaagagaaatgacagtccattattactttaaaaagacacgaaggtcagtcaaaccggaaaatttcaagaactttgaaagtttcttcaagtgcagttgcaaaaaccatcaagcggtatgacaaaactggctctcatgaggaccacgacaggaaaggaagacccagagttacctctgctgcagaggataagttcattagagttaactgcacctcagattgcatcccaaataaatgcttcacagagttcaagtaacagagacatctcaacatcaactgttcagaggagactgcgtgaatcaggccttcatggtcgaattacttcaaagaaaccattactaaaggtcaccgataagaagaagagacttgcttgggccaagaaacacaagcaatggacattagaacggtggaaagctgtcctttggtctgacgagtccaaatttgagagacgcagagtaggtgaacggatgatctctgcacgtgtggttcccaacttgaagcatggaggtggtgtgatggtgctttgctggtgacactgactgtgatttattttgaattcaaggcacacttaaccaacatggctaccacagcattctgtagcgatacgccgttcaatctggtttgcgcttagtgggaatatcatttgtatttcaacaggataatgacccaacacacctccaggttgtgtaagagttatttgaccaagaaggagagtgatggagtgctgcatcagatgacctggcctccacaatcacccgacctcaagctaattgagatggtttgggatgagttgaccgcagagtgaaggaaaagcagccaacaagtgcacagcaaatgttggaactccttcaagactgttggaaaagcattccaggtgaagctggttgagagaatgccaagagagtgcaaagctgtcatcaaggaaaagggtggctactttgaagaatctaaaatatatcttgatttgtttaacacttttttgttactacatgattccatgtgtgttatttcatagtgttgatgtcttcactattattcccacaatgtagaaaatagcaaaaataaagaaaaaccctttaatgagtaggtgtgtccaaacttttgactggtactgtatataaactcagcaaaaaaagaaacatcctctcactgtcaactgtgttgattttcagcaaacttaacatgtgtaaatatttgcatgaacataacaagattcaacaactgagacataaactgaacaagttccacagacatgtgactaacataaattgaataatgtgtccctgaacaaagggggggatcaaaatcaaaagtaacagtcagtatctggtgtggccaccagctgcaattaaggactgcagtgcatctcctcctcatggactgcaccagatttgccagttcttgctgtgagatgttaccccactcttccaccaaggcacctgcgagttcccggacatttctgggggggggaaATGgcatagccctcaccctccgatccaacaggtcccagacgtgctcaatgggattgagatccgggctcgtcgctggccatggcagaacactgacatccctgtcttgcaggaaatcacgcacagatgagcagtatggctggtgacattgtcttgctggagggtcatgtcaggatgagcctgtaggaaaggtaccacatgagggaggaggatgtcttccctgttacgcaagctcagtccgatgatgctgtgacacaccgccccagaccatgacggaccctccacccccaaatcgatcccgctccagagtacaggcctcggtgtaacactcattcctttgacgataaacgcaaatcccaccatcacccctggtgagataaaaccgcgactcatcagtgaaagagcactttttgccagtcctgcctggtccagcgacggtggatttgtgcccataggtgacgttgttgccggtgatgtctggtgaggacctgccttacaacagacctacaagccctcagtccagcctctctcagcctattgcggacagtctgagcactgatggagggattgtgtgttcctggtgtaactcgggcagttgttgctgccaccctgtacctgtcccacaggtgtgatgttcggatgtaccgatcctgtgcaggtgttgctaaacgtggtctgccactgcgaggacgatcagctgtccatcctgtctccctgtatggctgtcttaggcgtctcacagtacggacattgcaatttactgccctggccacatctgcagtcctcatgcctccttgcagcatgcctaaggcacgttcacgcagatgagcagggaccctgggcatctttcttttggtgtttttcagagtcagtagaaaggcctctttagtgtcctacattttcataactgtgaccttaattgcctacctgttagtgtcttaacgaccgttccacaggtgcatgttcattaattgtttatggttcattgaacaagcatgggaaacagtgttaaaaccctttacaatgaagatctgtgaagttatttggatttctatgaattatctttgaaagacagcaaaaaaagaaacgtccctttttcaggaccttgaGTTTATATACTCCATTTACAATCTATTGATGTCTTATTCATAATAAAATTATTCAGAAAGATTGGATTAGAAATACATTGAATCTAACTAAGGGGTGTCTGTTGCGTGAAATATAAATGAGTAGAATGACTATCACCAAATACTTGAGATGTTCCTTGACTGTTCAGACAAAGTAGCCATAAGGCTAGCAGCACCATCTAGAGGTAGTGTACGGAATGACAACCTAGACCAAATAAGTGGTGCGGGTGTCATGTGTGTATTTCTCAGGTAAATACTTACACTCCTCAAGGCCCAGCTGGTAGGCCAAGTTCTGTAGCCCTTTGACCTTCTCCATCAGGTTGGCTGTGGTCAGGCTCCCCAGCTCTGTTGGAGGAATACAGTTAGTCAAACATTGCCTACCTGTGAAAAGACTATGCTCAACAGTGTACCATATGATGCTACTGTACTTTACCTTTTAACATTTCAATGTCCTCACTCTCCAGTTCAGCCATCCATTTGGGCGGAGAACTGGTAATTGGCTGCAATACAAAACATGTAAATAAGATTGTGCATTCTCTCAGCCATGTAGGTCAATTAATTTATCAATGCTATAGATATTTAACTCACATTTTTGCATGATGCAGCAAAATCTGCGACTCCTGGCACTGTGTGAGGGATGACAGCATGAAACAGGCAAACCAATCAAAACCAGGAATGAGTAAATTGCAATGATAGCCTCATAAAGACATGTAGCCTAACACAGAGAAGACACACTTACATTGCTCTGGCCATAGGTCAGGAGATGCTCTATCCAGCTTCTCAAAACTCAGCAGAGATGATTCAAAATCATCACCTTACAAAGTGGAAATGGAGATTTTAGTCATCATCAACAGATTGAACACTATTAAATATGAAAGTGTGCTGTGCAAACTAAGTCAGAGCTTGCCAGCTACATCAACAGCGCTCATCTACAGTACCTAGCTAGTAGTGATTGGTTTTGAATTGAAAATAATGTTATGAAAGGGGTCATGATCCTTTCTTCTCAATATACAGTGAGTTTGCATGTAGGCTATTGCTTaaataactaacgttagctagtagcTACCTAGTACCATAGACAGCTAGCTAGAAATATAGTTATTGTCAGATGTTTGACAGTATGGAAGTTATTTTGACTGTATTTCTAACATTAAATAGCTAGCTATGAGTTATTTTTCACCCATCCCTTGTTATGTCACAatgcattagctagctagctagctggctacgtTAACATTAGCTCACATGAATTAGTTAGAGCTACTGTTCCTttactagccacctagctaggTCAGTGTCCATTAAAATACACTTCAATTTATTGTTAAGTTGGATAGGCCTAGCTAGCTAATAGCTGACAACCGACATAGCTGGCCAAAATGTTTGTATACacttgcttgtcgaacatctcattccaaaatcatgggcattaatatggagttggtccccactttgctgctataacagcctccagtcttctgggaaggctttccactagatgatggaacattgctgcggggacttgcttcaatttcagccacaagagcattactgaggtcgggcactgatgtttggcgattaggactggctcgcagtcgggattccaattcatcccaaaggtgctagatggggttgaggtcagggctctgtggaggccagttaagttcttccacaccgatctcgacaaaccacttctgtatggacctcgctttgtgcacgggggcattgtcatgctaaaacaggataggggcattccccaaactgttgccacaaagttggaagcatagaatcgtctagaatgtcattgtatgctgtagctttaaaatttcccttcactggaactaaggagctgagcccgaacaatgaaaaacagccccagaccattattcctcctccaccaaactatacagttggcactatgcattctggaaggtagcgttctcctggcatccttcaaacccagattagtctgttGGACTGTCAGATGGTAACACCGttggactgtcagatggtgaagcgtgattcatcactccagagagtcctatggcagcgagctttacaccactccagccgacacttggcattgcgcattgggatcttaggcttgtgtgcggctactcagcaatggaaacccatttcatggcgCTCCCGATTATTTTTTTTAACGCTCTACGCacttcagcggtcccgttctgtgaacttgtgtggcctaccactttgtggctgagccgttgttgctcctagtttTCAcgttacaataacagcacttacagttgactggggcagctatAGCAGTGCAGGGTAGAAACTTGACAAACGgacatgttggaaaggtggcatcctatgacggtgccacattgcaagtcactgagctcttcagtgacGCCattctgccaatgtttgtctatggggatCGCAAGGCTGTGTGCTgagtttatacacctgtcagcaacgcgtgactgaaatagccgaatccagtcatttgaaggggtgtccacgtaATTCTGAATATATAGT
This genomic window contains:
- the LOC106611063 gene encoding protein lin-52 homolog, producing the protein MASPNGGDDFESSLLSFEKLDRASPDLWPEQLPGVADFAASCKNPITSSPPKWMAELESEDIEMLKELGSLTTANLMEKVKGLQNLAYQLGLEESREMTRGKFLNILERPKK